ATTGTATAACCTTGTATAAATATGTATATCtctgtataatagtgtataaatttctatatttaaaaaATTTGGTAGTGATAGTTGTTCTGTTTTATTTCTTGTCTCAGCACTTGGATGTCCTCTTTTATTATTTGAGGAAGAGGGGAAAATATGGGCCGAGTGTTGCCATACGGTTTACTACAACAGACTTTGCCTTTGGTAACAAAATCAACTCCCTGTATAAAGATTTCAAAGTAAATGAAGATTCTTCAGTGATTCCTGAAGGGCATGAGATAGAAGAGTACATTAGAGGATATTATTGTGATGCAAATGTACCGTGGCACACTGTTGACCACGTCTTATTCCCTATCTATGTGAAGTGCGGAAGATCAAAATTGGGCTATTGGGTTTTGGGGTTGTTTACGTTTATAGGTAGGTGCATCCACATCTATGACTCTAACCGTGGAGCTATTAATGATAGACTTGCTTTGGATGCTTCATTACCTTATGCAATTATGATACCTTACTTCTTGAAGAGTTCTGATTTTTTATGTCGAGAAGAAGGGCATTGATTGGAATAATGGTGCATATACCGATAAATCCCATTCTGATGCTTTGCAGATTAATCTGGTTAATAATGTGCCCCACCAGATCAAATGGTAGGTTAATCTCAATTGTTTTACTATTTTACTATTAGTGTACCTATTTGAATCTGATTTGTTTCTTTTTAATTACAGTGATTGTGGTGCTTTTGTTGCTGGCTTTGCTGAGTATTTCATCCTTGGTAAGGAAATTCGAAAAGATAATTTTGACATGAGACACTTTGCACCAGGTGGGGATCTCTGTTGTGGGATTATGGAAGGAAAAAACAGCAGTCCGACGCAATTAGTGGTGATGAAATCACAGGGAGACTTTTCAGGAAGAGGGGACGACCGAGAAAGTAGTTATGCTTTTTCCATTATACTGTAGTTTTTCTATGTATCAGGAGTTGTTGCATAGTTTTGTCTAAGTACTATTCTGCTACTTGTGATATAACCTTAAAGGATATTAtagatgtttttatttttgtgtaatttgtgGTAGTCATTACACGTTGTGGCTGTGAATGAATTACAATTTAATGAATATTTTGATAAGAGAATATGCATTGGCCTAAAGCAATCTCAAAAGCTAGCTATAATTATTCAAGttcatataaggagaccaaaTCTCCCATTTCCCAGTTACCAGCGATAGACAATTCAACATATGACATGACAGACTTACAAATACACACACACTTGATGAGGAATAACAAAAATTATCTGCACCTATGGAATAATTTCAggaaattttgaaattttttggctTTAAATAATGGACAAATCTGATGTTTCCAGTTCAAAAGCTTAACGAATAGTGAATCTGCCCCTTCACCCTTCAATACTTAATTGCTTGTGAAACTTAACTACTCAACATTTATAACTCTATTGTTTGTGAAACTTAACTACTCAACATGACAACAACTGTAATAGGAAGTGTTATGTTTCCAACTATTTATTTTGGTTTATTTCTACATATTTTTCTATTGTGACCACCTTGTCCACACACAGAACATGAAAACGCCCTCTTAGACTCTTTTTCTGAAGCAGGTCTGAGTCTTTCCTTTCTTGGCCTTCCTGCATTCCTTCTCCCTTCAGGTGGTAGGATCACATCTTCCATCACCTCTATTGGGATTACCCATAAACTTTCATCTGGTATCGGATTCACTGGAAATTCATAAGTTTTAAGGAGTTTATCCTTCTTGTAGTAAAAAGAGCAATACTGTCCAGGTTTCAGATGCTGGTTCTTCAAAACCGCCCAAGCATGCGGACATAAAAGTTCATCCATTTGAAATTTTCTGCAACTGCATGTTCCCTCTTCAAGGCACACTATGTTTCGCCTTACCCCTTCAAATACAGTATATAACTGCTCCGTAGCAGGGCTCTCctgcaaaagttttttttttaaaaaaagttaaagAACATTATACATTAATATACAGAGTTATACATACTTATACAAGCAGTAAAATGCAAGTCAGCAGTGCCAAACATCATTATATTTGATTGATTTTACCGTCATTTGCTCCGATGCAATCAGATTTTCCCGAAGGAGTTTGTCATACTTTTCACCAAGCTCTGTAGATGTCTCCATTGCACTTTTTCTGTTTTTGTTGTTCCACTGTTGTAGCAAATTTGTCATGTACTCCAGCAATCGCATTACTGGTAACTTTCTAGCATCCTTGTTTGTTGCATTAATTGACTCTACAATATTGGAAGTCATTATCATCGACCTTTTCACTTTGAATTATGCCCTAGACCTCCTTTCGTAGCCAACTTCGAGCAAGTAAGGCTGCACCCTCGGATCAATTTTGCACATCTCTGTCATATGATACTCAAACTTCTCTATCGTGTAAGCTCTAGCCAAAGCAAAGAAGATATCCTTCAATTGTTTGTGATGTTTCTTGAATGTGTACTTTACATTCTGCCACAAGTGAAACATGCAAATACAATGTGGTACTTCTGGGTACACAACTTTTGTGGCATTGAAGATGCTTTCATTTCTATCTGAAACTATACACATTCCTTCCCTAACTCCAAAAGTACCTTTTATCTGGACAAAGAACCATTCCCAAGATTTGTTATACTCTGAATCTACAATTGCATATgcaagtggaaggatttttcctGTTTATATAAAATAGATATTAGGATTCAGACAATTATACAAATATTATACACAGTTGTTCACAATTATACAACTTTATACCAACTGCAAATTTTATAAAAACAACAGTTGTGAAATcctatacacttttatacatggAACTACGATATTATACAAACTGCAGAAACAAGGTAGATGCATGCAGTCAACTCACCAGCTCCATCCTGTGTGCAAGCAGTCAAGATGGTACCCTTATATGCTGCTTTAAGGAAACTTCCGTCAACAACCATTATCGGTCTGCAATGCTCTCAGCCCTTGATAGATGCATATAGCGAAACATATGCATAAAGAAAGCATCCATCTTCTGATTTATGCAACTTTGTAACCGTTCCTGTGTTTGTTTGCTCCAACATATAAAATACTTCGGCAACTCCTTATATGAATCACTCAGACTCCCTCTTATCATTGCCATTGCTATCTCTTTAGCTCTCCATGCTTTCATGTAGCTCACTTCAATCCCGTGTTGCTTTTGTATGTCCTCTATTATACCATTTGCGGTGTAAACTTTTTTTGGATTAACATACTTATCCTTGACTATACTAGTAATTACACCCGAAATAGCTTGACGTTGTGTTAGGTATATTTCACCATAGCCGCATGTGTGATTATTATTGTAACTTCTCACTTTGAATATGTTTGCCTTGAAAACGGCAGAAGATTTGAAACTCCAAGCACAATTGTCATCCACACACATAAGGTGATACCTAGGATTAAAGATCATTCAACTTCTAAATACACTTGTAGACAAAAACATAACTACATATATACTAATTTTAATACCTATATACAAATATATActaatttatacatatgtatacatatatataacagAATGTACAATTAATGACATACCTTGTTGCACTAGATCTCTTCGCCTTGAATTGGAACCTCTCGCGTACAGCCAAGTTCTTCATCACATTCATAACTGTCTCTTTATCTTTATAAACTTGATTCTCCTCAACAAAATCGTTCAACATATTATCTATTATACCCGTGTTTTCACTAAGTTTCATGTTTTCAATCAATTCAATATCAGGCATAATCTCATTGCTATCAATTGTGGATACATCTATAAAATTGGAACTTGTAACAATCAAACAACTTGAACTTGTAGCAACCAAACAACTGGAACTTGTAGCAACCAAACGATTATCATAAATCTCTTTCACTGTCACAAACAAGGGATATTCAGTGAAATTCaagcttttcttctttaattcgaTATACACTTTTACACCTGTATCATTATATATCAGAATCGGTTGCAAACCATCATTTGGGAGAAAGTTAATCTCTATTGTGTTTAACTCACTATCGATCCTAATCTGTTCCGAAATAACTGCAACTAAATTGTTGTAGCTGAATGTCGACTCGATTATTACACAATCGTTGACGAAATTGATAAACTTGTTTTCTTCCCATTCACCACTATGAAGAACGTAAACTGAAAAAAGCTCCATCGAACAAAAAATTGAAATCAAAATTGCAGGAAAAAAATGAGAATTGCGCTGATTTGTagcaaaaaaattgaagaaatgtgAGATGAAAAAGAAATTCTAGGGTGTTTGGAGCTCCATTGATCGCAAGATCTCGTTTTTGTAGTATTTGGGGAAGAAGATTGGAAAGAATCAGAGAAAATCCAGCTGAAACAAAGAAAATCCCGCTTCTTACTCCCCAAAAACGGAAATAACGCCCCTTTTTCGGATATGGGCCTCTAATTTTTGGGCTATTCAATTGTAAATTAAAATATGGGCTATAAAGTTAAAAAGGAGGCAGCCcaattattttaatatgaaattttccctaaaattattccaagtggctactctaaattaaataaaaaattccATTTCGATTGATATCACTTTAATTAAAAAAACTCTCATATCCTTTAAAAAAAAAGGAGGCGTGATACTCTTTTGTATCGATTATTGCCCCCATTTCCATGAATGCAAGGGAATCTTTTATCTTATCTTATTAATAGAATAACATTCTTAACGTTATTATAATACTAACATCAGTTGAATTTGAAGGGTACCCTAAAGGTGGTGCAAGACCATTCAGATGTTTTAATCACTTGGCTAAGCATCCTGATTTCCTATCACTAGTATCTGTTGAATGGAATAAGCCAATCCAAAGTCCAGGGATGCAAAGGGTGTGGCATAAATTGAAGAGGGTTAAGCATGTGCTTAAGGGATTAAATACCAAAGAGTTGCTGAAAGTGGATGAAAAAGTCAAACAAACAAGGAAGCGCCTACCAGACTtgcactactagaaattcggtcaAAACCGACCAACTTCGATCGGTAAAAAAACCGACCGAAAAACCGACCAAAATCTGTcagttttccaaaatattttatttttaatttttttttaagaaatcaACCGCAAAAATACGAGAAACTATTTAGAATCCcgcgaaatttattttttaagatACCGAAATCGGTCGATTTttcatataaaataaattaaaactaATATTCAAAAAATCGACCGAAATAGGTCGGTTATTTCAGTCTGTCATTTTAAAAAATCGACCGACTTCGATcgataattttatatttttaataaaactGACCGAAATCGGTCGGTTATTTTCGCGCGAAAATGAAATTAAGGAGtacaaataaatcaaaagaaaatcttaAACCAAAATGTATCAATAGTCGAGTGGTAGAATAGTATCATGCCACATTACAGACCCTGGTTCGAGTCCCAGACGGTATGTTTTTTAACTGCATAATTAAAAATACCAACTGAATTCGGTCCGAAAATACTCGGcaaattttttctttttggttcgtTTGTGAAAATTAATTTACCGACCGAAATCGGTCAAAAATTACGACCGACTTCGGGTGCTATTTTTTACCGACCAACATATTTTTGACCGATTAAAGTCGGTCGGAAACCGATCGATTTTTTTAGATTCCAATCGATTTCGATCGGTATTTTTGGACGATTTTACGCAGTTTTCTAGTAGTGTTGCAAGCATAAATGATGAGACCGAGTAATTAGAATAACCTCTTTGAACAAGAGAAAGAACTGAAAAACCAACTAGAGAAATGGGTGATGGTAGAAGAGAGTATCATGAAGCAAAAGTTCATGGTGCAATGGATGCAATTAGGCGAATCTAATACTGCATATTTGTTGAGAGTGAAGTCATGGAAGAGTTCAACAACTTCTATCAAAGTCTGCTAGGTTCAGCAGCCAGCATGCTACCTGTCATATAAGAAAACATCCTGGAAGATGGACATAAACTAAACATAGTTCAGCAACTGCAGTTGATTGCACAAGTGTCTAAAGAGGAAGTGTACAATGTCATGAGGGATATAGATGATCAAAAAACATCAGGGTTTGATGGGTTTAACTCCCATTTTTCAAGAAAACCTGGGACATTGTAGGTGATGAAATTACTTCTGTCGTGATAGAATTCTTTGACACAGCAATACTGTATGAATCTATAAATTGCACAACAGTAACATTGATACCAAAAGTTAAAAATCCATTAACAGTGAGAGAGTCCAGGCCTATTTCCTGTTGCACAGTTCTATACAAGAttatatccaaaatcagaaagATGCAAGGGGTTATGGACAAGTTAGTAGATTGTAGTCAAGCTGCTTTCGTGCCAGGAAGAGTTATAACGGACAATATCATACTAAGCCATGAGCTAGTAAAATGGTACAGTAGGAAAAACATTTCTCCTAGATGCATGCTCAAAATTGATATGCAAAAAGCATATAACTGTTGAATGGCCATTTATTGAACAACTTTATCTGGGTTGCAGTTTCCTACCAAATTTATCAAATGGGTCGTGGTATGTCTGAAGACAGTATCATACTCAATCACTATAAATGGCAACCCGAGGAAACCATTCATGGCAAAGAAGGGGTTAAGACAAGGTGGCCCAATGTCTCCGTATTTGTTTGTACTGGGGATGGAATACTTCAGTAGACTACTAAAAAGGATGGCCAGGAGTCCGATGTTTAAATATCACCCAAAGTGTGCCAAATCCAAGATTATCCAACTAAGTTTTAGTGATGATCTCTTGTTATTTTCTAAAGATGACATAAGGCCTATACAGCTATTGGTGAACTGCTTCCAAGAATTCTCAGCGGCATCTGGCCTATGTGCTAATCTGACCAAGAGTTCAATCTACTTTGGTGGTGTGAACCTTATAATACAACAACAGATTTTAGAAATACTGGGATTCTCAAAGGGTGAACTTCCGTTTAGATACCTTGGAGTGCCCTTAAGCTCTAAGAGATTATCTATCA
This sequence is a window from Nicotiana sylvestris chromosome 3, ASM39365v2, whole genome shotgun sequence. Protein-coding genes within it:
- the LOC104229998 gene encoding uncharacterized protein; this translates as MTSNIVESINATNKDARKLPVMRLLEYMTNLLQQWNNKNRKSAMETSTELGEKYDKLLRENLIASEQMTESPATEQLYTVFEGVRRNIVCLEEGTCSCRKFQMDELLCPHAWAVLKNQHLKPGQYCSFYYKKDKLLKTYEFPVNPIPDESLWVIPIEVMEDVILPPEGRRNAGRPRKERLRPASEKESKRAFSCSVCGQGGHNRKICRNKPK